The following DNA comes from Mugil cephalus isolate CIBA_MC_2020 chromosome 6, CIBA_Mcephalus_1.1, whole genome shotgun sequence.
GCTGTTGAATGAAATCTGAAGGTTCAGGCACTGGCCGATTCCTGGCCACAGTTACAGGAGGACCAAAAAACATTCCAAGCTAATCTGAGAAAAGGGTATTGAAAAGTCAGAGGATgcatacaaaaataaatccaagtTACTGAACATATCCTGGAATTCAGTTGAATAAATTCTTAAGAAATTGAAGGAACATGGAAGGAACATGGAGTAGAGAAGGTTATCTGTGGGAACTGAATGAACATGTAAGAAGACTAGTgaaggaggccatgaagacacCTGTAACTGCTCTGAAGGAGTTAAAGTTTCAGGAGTTGAGATGGGAGAGACTCTGCATGCTGTTGCACAGGTTCTTCAACAGTCAAAGCTTTACAGAAGAGTGTCAAAATGTCTGTacatcaccacaaacacaccatcactgtgaagcatggtagtggcagcatcatgctgtggcGATGCTTCTCGTCCTGGGCCCTGGAAATCCTGTAAGGGTAgagagtatttattttttgtaaaataatgtatattgaCCACAATGCAACATTTGAAACTAATAAAGAAATCATCACATCCAAGGCGTTGAATACAAACTCTGCAGTGTATACGGTatgtctttttaacatggattcagagctctcttttttttttttttttttttctcagactgAAGGTTTTGGATACTTGCTGTACAATGATCAGCCTCCAAACTCCTATGCTGTTTCTGCATCATTTGGCCACAGTAAAGGTAGGCAATGCTCCGTGTGAATGCATTCATGGTCCCAAACATCTAAATGTAACAAAGCcttgtttttctatttctcGACTTCTCAAGGGATTGTGATGTTGGACAAACAAACTGGGGTTTGGCTTTCACACAGTACACCAAAATTTCCAACATATCAGCAGAAGAACTTCTGGCCAAATAATGGAAATGATAACGCtcaaatatttatgtgtgtttcttACGCCTATGATCAATTCAGAGAAATAGGTATGTGAGCACCAGTTCATTGCCACGTTTTACCCTgctgataataatgtatttatgtattgtgtatttattgtcaGCATTGCAGCTCAAGTACATCCATGCCTACTCTTATGACTATGAGATCCCAAAAACCTTTCACACGGAGCTGAAGTGTGTTGCAGATCGCAGCTGCTATCCAAAAAAAGCACCCTGGTCTAGGGGGCAGTGGCTGACTTCAGTGACAGGTCATAAATTCCTCAGCTTGGCAAAATACACACGTTTTGCAGATGGTATGTATTTGTGGTTAACTTGTGAAACGTTTTGTATTCAcgtatatgtatgtatgaagtGTAATCATTCATTTTGTCCACACTAAGTGGACACATGGTAGTCCTAAATTTATTGATGAACagtattgtgtttctgttttgttttccattctATTGTAGATCTTTACTCTGGCCTTGTTGCAAACTATGCAAAGGAGACTCTGTATGTCAAGAGCTGGGGAAAGATGCGTCGCCCTCTGAAATCCAATTGCAGTATCAATTATCATGTGATAAATGTGAAAGATGTAAAGCTCCTGGATTTGGAAGCCTTCAGTAACACTGTGGATCACTCCAAGTGGTGTGCGACTCAAAGTGGTCTCTTCACCTGCATCGCTGATATGAACAGGGAGATGTCGCAGATGGCCAGGGGTGGAGGAGCAATATGCACTAATAATGCTGTAATTGGGAAAGCTTTCTATGACATGATCGAAACGTCTGAAGAATGTTCCAGTTCTTACCACAATGAGCTGTAAACACTCATCAGTCTTAACCACAGGTTTTAGATGCTTCCTTCAGATCCATTACATATAGTACGTAGCAACTTAAAGGTGACTGCTACTGCTACGCATCACTTACCTACATGTACCTATCTGTCCAATGCCATTTTGTGGcagtgcaaatatttaaaataatacatcGGCTGAAATGTGGACTGCCCTCATCCATGTTTGTGCTTTACTCTCAACTAAACTGTTTTAGAGGAGTCACTAGAAAACATGGCCTGCCTCTTTTATGAAATCCTAGATGCCCAAACTCTGAAGTGGTTCTTAATGCCACTGAGGAATGTAAGTATTAAAGCTGGACCTGGGCCTTTAAGATGCCAGATGGAATTAATTGGAAATATGCAATAATGTTAGACAACACCCTTTAGATATCctaataaatatttgaaacagATATCATGGATAAGTTTAACAGCAACTGACTGAGTAACTGATTATATTAAGCAGTGAGGGTTAATCTTATTTTTGAAATCACTCACTGGAtcagatgtttttatgaaatTGAGTTATATATAGTATCAAatagcaagttttttttttttttttttttttaatcactctATGAAGTCTACAtaggttctctccaggtactccagtttcctcccaccatccaaagacataaATTGGCtaaaggtgtgagtgtgagtggttgtctgtctcctgtgttagccctgtgatggactggagacctgtgcAGAGACTACCCTGCGTCTCGCAAAGACATGTCACAAGTTCCTGTTCACACCACCATGTCACCCCATCATACTTAAAGCAACCGCAACAGCAACTCCTTTACCCTGATATAATACACATACAGCATAACAAGTCAGATGAAAGGAGGAGCAATGTATTATTGCTATTACTGCTGTAAATTGTAATATGGTAtttagtcaaataaatgtaGTGGTCCTACCTTAGTCTTTGTCAATTGGGGTCTGCACTTAACAAAAATAAGCTTGCAGAGATTTGGATATGTTTTTGAATAAGAGTTTTTTTCAGCGTTTGACAGATACAGATCAGTCCACCCTTTTCACTTGTTTCCTTTAAGC
Coding sequences within:
- the LOC125008933 gene encoding deoxyribonuclease-2-beta-like — encoded protein: MDTTAMMGFLISAGILFQRCDADVKCRDDNGNEVDWYILYKFPKRIGDGLSYMYMDESTNGWRHSTETINSNSGTLAYTLKPLLDFYIRKTEGFGYLLYNDQPPNSYAVSASFGHSKGIVMLDKQTGVWLSHSTPKFPTYQQKNFWPNNGNDNAQIFMCVSYAYDQFREIALQLKYIHAYSYDYEIPKTFHTELKCVADRSCYPKKAPWSRGQWLTSVTGHKFLSLAKYTRFADDLYSGLVANYAKETLYVKSWGKMRRPLKSNCSINYHVINVKDVKLLDLEAFSNTVDHSKWCATQSGLFTCIADMNREMSQMARGGGAICTNNAVIGKAFYDMIETSEECSSSYHNEL